One part of the Rhodothermales bacterium genome encodes these proteins:
- a CDS encoding SIR2 family protein, producing MSTKHILKTRDDKACVEFVDSGEEGNFKLVENADCSWMAGGTEFGSDKLRPRIEPWLTSLFQSEHLALLAGSGLSHAVHCIATGNLLPGMSQATFTNYNAAIADKARESAKLAGRNAGNIEDQIRVVNELIRGIEILSSQELTLKESLKSLRSELKIVLANFADSVLKGENGLITAPSEKREKAFNYLVSFLMSFASRTGMRDRLQVFTTNYDRFIEAGADAAGLHLIDRFVGSLAPIFRSSRLDIDMHYNPPGIRGEPRYLEGVARFTKLHGSLDWISTEGQIRKIGLPFGSEEIAPYLKAPGLSDGEALNLMIHPNAAKDRETAAYPYVELFRDFAAAVCRPNSTLISFGYSFGDEHINRVIKDMLTIPSTHLVVIAYGDPLGRIMQTYVELGRSAQITMLIGAHLGDLRNLVDNYMPKPAIDRTTFKMSELLKSRWGISQAESAPQTPEPDSANE from the coding sequence ATGAGCACGAAACATATCCTCAAAACGCGAGATGATAAAGCCTGCGTCGAATTCGTGGACAGCGGCGAAGAGGGTAATTTCAAACTTGTCGAGAATGCCGACTGCTCGTGGATGGCTGGGGGAACCGAGTTCGGATCTGATAAACTTCGCCCGCGAATCGAGCCTTGGTTAACCTCGCTATTCCAGTCGGAGCACCTTGCGCTTTTGGCTGGCTCCGGTCTCTCCCACGCTGTCCACTGCATCGCTACGGGCAATCTTCTTCCAGGCATGAGCCAGGCCACATTCACAAACTACAACGCCGCAATTGCCGATAAAGCCAGGGAGTCAGCGAAGCTAGCAGGGAGAAATGCAGGAAATATAGAAGATCAGATTCGCGTCGTGAACGAATTGATCCGGGGAATTGAAATCCTATCGTCACAGGAACTCACGCTCAAAGAGTCTTTAAAGTCTCTGCGGTCCGAACTGAAGATCGTTCTCGCAAATTTTGCGGATTCAGTGCTCAAGGGAGAGAACGGATTGATCACCGCTCCGTCGGAAAAGCGTGAGAAAGCATTCAACTATCTCGTGAGTTTCCTCATGAGCTTTGCCAGCAGAACGGGAATGAGAGATCGTCTGCAGGTATTTACGACCAATTACGACCGCTTTATCGAGGCTGGCGCAGATGCCGCAGGGTTGCACCTCATTGACCGCTTCGTTGGCTCGCTCGCGCCCATATTCAGGTCTTCTCGGTTAGACATCGACATGCACTACAACCCACCAGGGATCCGTGGGGAGCCTCGCTACCTCGAAGGGGTTGCCCGCTTCACAAAATTGCATGGCTCCCTGGACTGGATAAGCACGGAGGGGCAAATTCGGAAGATCGGACTACCCTTCGGTAGTGAAGAAATCGCGCCCTACTTGAAGGCACCCGGATTGAGTGATGGCGAAGCCTTGAACCTGATGATTCACCCCAATGCAGCGAAGGATCGGGAGACAGCGGCTTACCCTTACGTCGAACTCTTTCGTGATTTTGCGGCGGCGGTCTGTCGCCCAAACAGCACGTTGATTTCATTTGGATACAGCTTCGGAGACGAGCACATCAACCGGGTGATCAAGGACATGCTGACAATTCCATCCACTCACCTCGTCGTCATAGCCTACGGTGACCCTTTGGGGCGAATCATGCAGACCTACGTAGAGCTTGGCCGTTCTGCCCAAATCACGATGCTTATCGGCGCGCATCTGGGTGACCTGCGAAACCTAGTCGATAATTACATGCCGAAGCCCGCGATTGACCGGACCACGTTCAAAATGTCCGAACTGCTCAAATCGCGTTGGGGCATATCCCAAGCCGAATCGGCTCCTCAGACACCCGAACCTGACTCAGCTAATGAGTGA